The DNA window GAAACACGGCGTCGACACCCGTATGGTCCGGTATCCTCGAGAAGGCCACGAACTCTCTCGCTCGGGCGAACCCGCTCACGTCGTCGACCGCCTCGAGCGCATCGTCCGCTGGTTCGACGGCTACTCCGAGTACAGCGACACGCCGCCAGCCCTCGAGCGTGGTCGAGACGAGGGGCTTTCAGCAGCGGACAGCGATGGCGGCGATGCGGGTGACGATAGCGACTCGAGCGAGTAGCTGTCCAGTTCCACGTCTCTCCACGTCCCGAGTCATCCACAACGGGGTAACAACTACGGTCTCGAGGCAGCTATTGTTGGTATGGACAAAAACGTCGGCGGCTACGACCGGCCGCTGCGATTTCTCCTCGGCGCGGCGTTGCTTACGTACGGCTATCAGAACCGAGATCGGACGATTGGGACGCTCGCGTTCGTCGCCGGGAGCGACATTTTCGCGACTGCGATCATCCAGCGGTGTCCGTTGAACGCGCTGTTCGGGATCGACACCTGCGGCGAGGAGTAGCAGTAGAGAGTAGCGCGACTTCTGTGTTCCAGAGTGCACTTGAAACTACGGCAAGCAGTACACGGAACGGAGCTGATTGTCCGTCAGTCTGAATTTTGTACATCTAACTGACTTTCTACAGCTTCTAAGCGCTCCCCTAACTCATATATTATAATACATAAACTACTGAATAGTCCGAACGTCATCCCAACTATTGAACCGACAAGCCCGCCAGAAACCACACCAACAAACACCATGGCCAAAATTGGCAGTACAATAAATACTGGTTCTGTCTGAATTCTCATCAATCACATGGTATCAGAACTCAATCATAGTTGTTCTGGTGTCGATTGTTGTTTCCTCTCTTGACCTCGAGTGTCAGACCCTCTGGTGAACACCGAACCCGTATCCCTCCTGTTCAGACGAGAAACCGCCTCGAGTGCCGTTTCGAAACACCGATACCTCCCGCGCAAGACCAGTCGGCTATGGATCCAACCGTAATGCTGCCGCCAAAGCCGGACGAGCGCTGGACGATTGCCAAGCAACTCGGCCTCGAGACGGCCGTCGTCCGCTTTTGGGGGCACGACGGCGAGTGGTGGGACTACGAGACACTCATGCAGACGACGACGCGATTTGCCGACCACGGCTTCTCACTCGATGTCGTCGAGGATCGCCCGCCGATGAACAAGACAGTACTCGGTGAGGAGGGTCGCGACGAGGAGATCGAGACCGTCAAAACGCTCATCGAGAACATGGGCCGACTCGGCATCGACACCTACTGCTGGGTCTGGACCGAGAACCCAGTCGGCGTCATCCGCACCTCCGATTCGATGCCCGGCCGCGGCGGCTCCCAGCGTATCGGCTACGACAACGAGTGGATGGACCGCGCACCCGACCATCCCGCAGCCGACATCACCGAAGAAGAACTCTGGAACAACCTCGAGTACTTCCTCAACGAAGTGATGCCCGTCGCAGAAGAGTACGGCGTTAACCTCGCGCTGCACCCTGACGACCCGCCACGCTCGCCGGTTCGTGGCGTCCCGCGTATCGTCAAATCTGTTGAGGACTACCGCCGGATTCTCGACCTCCACGACAGCCCACGCCACGGCGTGACCTTCTGTCAGGGTAACTTCGCCGCGATGGGTGCGGACATCCCCGAGACGATCCGCGAGTTCGGCGACCGCATCCACTTCATCCACTTCCGCGATGTCGAAGGCGACGCCGACTCGTTCGTTGAAACGTGGCACGACGACGGCCCAACGGACATGCGCGCCGCGATGGACGCCTATCAGGACGCTGGCTTCGACGGCCCGATTCGACCCGACCACGTCCCACGGATGGTCGGCGAGGACGACCGCGAGGACGCCATGTCCGGCTACACCGACATGGGCCGCCTGTTCTCAATTGGGTACATTAAGGGCCTGCTCGAGTAGCGCAGTTCGACCCTGTCACGTGTCGAAAATACTCTAATCGCCTTTTTGCTGTGGCGACTCCAAACTTGCACATATTTGCAAGGTGCGAAGATATATTGAGCGCGGTTGCGTACAGTCAGTTATGACTGGGTTCGATCCCGCTCCAGAATCCGACGCTGCCACACAGCGGTGGCAAACGGGCACGGATACGTTCGGTCGGGTCTACAATGTCGCGCTCGGCGTTACCTCACCTACCGCGTACACCGAGGTCGCCACTCTCGCAGACTGCTCTCCAAACGCTGCCAAGAAGCATCTCGAGCGGTTGGCCGAGATGGGGATCGTTCGCGCAGATAGCGACAGTCGCCCTGCCCAGTACGAACGCAATGACGGCTATCTCGAGTGGCAAGATGCCAGCCGGATTGCCGACGAACTCACGACAGACGAGATCATTGATCGCGTGGCGACGCTGGAAGCGGAACGTGCGGCGTACGAGGACCAGTTTGGAACGACCGACCCGACGACGGTCTCCGTGTTCGACGACGACGACCACGACCACGACGACCACGATCACCACGCCGTCCACGAGCGAATGACGGCGATCTCCGAGTGGCAGGGAATTATTCGTGAGATCCGGCTGTACGAACTCGCTCGACAGCTCGCAGAGAACGACGGGCATTTGCTTCCAGCCTGAATGACGCCGTCCGACTCGGAGTCTCCACCTGACTCGACAGGGCCGCCGGATCGCCAAACGTTGCAATTGCTCGAGCGTCAGCTTGCGTCAGACCCACTTGTTTCGACGACTGCCTTCGACCCAGATTCGTACGAACCACGGCTCCTCAGTGCGTCACTCGAACGGGACCGGTATCCGGAGTCGATACCAGCGGCTCGAGTCGACATCCGGTGGTTCACGACGGCTGATTTTACAGTCCACTATATCGAGGCCCACGACGATGGAAGCCAGTGGGAATGCCGCTGGGATCGCCACCCCAACACGCACAATTCCCGATTGCATTTCCATCAGCCACCAACTGCAACCCAGGTCACTGATCTCGACCTTCCGTCACTCCACCCACTCGAGGTGTACTCGACAGTCCTTACTGCAATCGAACAGCGCCTCGAGACAGTCTGGTCCGACTGAAACGCGTACGAACAGACAACAGTCACGTCTCAGACGAGAGTGTGCAGATCGGACGAAGGTTGAGGGGAACGAGAAAGAATTCAGGTCGTCCGGAACGCTCGGTCGCCAGCGTCGCCCAGCCCCGGCACGATGAAGCCGTCGTCGTCGAGTCGGTCGTCAATCGAGACCGTCAGCAGGTCGACGTCGCTGAACTCGCTGTCGACGCGAAGCAGGCCCTCGGGTGCCGAGACCGCCGAGAGGACGATCATGTTCTCCGGATCGGGCGAGTTCTCGATGACGTGCTCGAGGACGGTACACATCGTTGAGCCGGTCGCGAGCATCGGATCGGCGATGATGACGGTGTCGTCTTCGGTGATCTCGGGCAGTTTCACGTAGTCGACAGTGATCGGGAACGAGCCATCCTCTTCGCGGCCGGCTTCTTCGTTGCGGCTCGCGCTGATGACACCCTGGCGGGCGCGTGGGAACGCCTTCAACAGTCCTTCGACGAACGGCGTCGCCGCGCGCAAGACATTGATGATTACGACGTCGTCGAGTCCGCGGACCTGCTCGCCCATCGTGGGCTCGAGTGGGGTGTCGATCTCGACGTATTCGGTTTCCATGCGGCCGTCGATGATTTCGTAGCCACAGATGCGCCCGAGTTTGACGAGGCCCTTGCGGAAGCTCACCTGCTCGGTCTCGACATCGCGAAGCTGCGAGAGCGTGTGTTTTGCGAGCGCGTGCGTGACCAGATACGCGTCATCCCGGTCTTCGATGGTCATACATCTATTCGCACGCGCCGGGACTTTTACGGTATCGATCACCACTGGGTGATGTGTGATGGGTTCGTTCCACACGATTTGGTGCTATTGCAGTGCGTTGGCTGGCTTTGTGTGTGAATTTCAGGCGTGATGGACACGGCAGTCGCACTCCGGCGAAGAGGTTTATAACAGTCCGAACCATACCACAGCCACGTCGAATGGAAGAGAGTATCTCGGGATTCAAGGTCCGCGGTGACTGGGGTGACGTCGTCGAACACGGCGAACGTATCACACATGCCCTTCGGGACGCTGGGACCCACGATGAGGCCGCTCTCGAGGATGCGTCCCTCGTTGACGCCTACGAGGAGTGGGACGAATGGCGACCGAAGGCACACGAAACCCTCGAGAGCGATGTCAGCGAGAAGACGTCAGAGCAAGCCAGCGTCGAGGAAGGAAAAGGCGAAAAAGCTGGCAAGAACCCGGACGAGGACATCAAGACAGCTGGTGAGAAGCTTTCAGAGTCGTACGAACAACTCGAGGGGGACGACCCGAATGCGGCTATGGATAACTGGAAAGAGTCAATCGATTACGTCGCGCGCGCGGCCGACTCGGCCAGTCGCAAGGCGCTCCGGCGCGTCGAGGACACGGTGTATCAGAACGTGATGACCCAACTCGCACCCTACTATTTCGATAACGAGTTGGTCAGTGCGAATATCCAGCAATCGGCTCGCGGGTTCGACAACGGCGAGCAGTTTGTCTTCGAGGTCAACGTCAACGACGACGAACTGAAAGACCACGTCTCCGATCGACTCAGCGAGTACGACGACGAGATCGATCGCTGGCACGTTGCCGTCGAGAAGGACACTGACGCAGCCGAAGCAATCGAAGGCGCGGAGCCGCCGCCAGAGCCCGACGAAGAGTCGCAGTCGACGACGAACTAAGATGGATTATTCCGCTGTTCCCTGCTGTTGACCCGCTGCGGCGCCGATACCAGGCACGGCGACGCGTTGTTCAATGCGGTCCATCAGCGAGGTTGCCGAGAGGACGAACCCACTATCCACCAGTGCGAGACGCGTGTCTATCGGCAGATACTCGACCGTCGAGGAGGCGATTCGACTCGAGTCGCCGTCAGTTGCCAACATCGACGCCCTCGAGCGCTGTTCTGACAACCACAGGTCGGCACACACTTGTAGGGTCCAGTAGTAACTGCCGTGTAGATGGTCGATCCCGCGACGATTGCAACGTTTCTCGTAGCCGCGCTCGCCAGCCTCTTTATGGCCTGGGCAATCGGCGCTGGCTCGAGTGGCTCGACTCCGTTTGCACCGGCTGTCGGGGCGAATGCGATTTCGGTGATGCGAGCCGGTTTTCTTGTCGGACTCCTCGGGTTTGCGGGGGCAGTGTTACAGGGTGCGAACGTCTCCGAGGCGGTCGGAAACGACCTGATCGGTGGCGTCGTGCTGTCGGCACCGGCGGCGACGATTGCACTCGTCATCGCGGCGGCACTGGTTGCGATTGGGGTGTTCGCGGGCTACCCGATCGCAACGGCGTTTACAGTCACCGGTGCAGTGATCGGCGTTGGCCTCGCAATGGGTGGTGATCCAGCGTGGCCGAAGTACATCGAAATCGCCACGTTATGGATTCTGACGCCGTTTGTCGGCGGCGGACTCGCCTACGCAATTGCCCGACTGTTACGAACGGAACCAATTTCCGAAGAGGCGCTGATCATGATTCTCGCTGCCTTCGTCGGTGTGCTCATCGCAAACATCGAGTTTGCCATCCTGGGCTCCGCCGATGCCGGGGGCGCGTCGATTGCCCAGGCAATCAGCGAGCCCCTCCCGATTCCCGAACTCGCCGGCATCGTCGCCGTCACCGCAGTGATGGCCGCTGCCTGGGCCGGGGCGATTGGCCTCGACCTTCGCGTCGGTACTGAACGCGGCGAGCGACATTTTCTGTTGATTCTCGGCGCACTGGTCGCGTTCTCCGCCGGCGGGAGCCAGGTCGGACTGGCGATTGGGCCGCTGATCCCGCTCTCCGGTGACCTCGAGATTCCACTGCTCGCACTGTTGTTTGGTGGCGGATTCGGACTCCTCCTTGGTTCGTGGACCGGCGCGCCACGGATGATCAAGGCAATCTCGCAGGACTACTCCTCGCTCGGACCGCGCCGCTCTATCGCCGCGCTCATTCCGTCGTTTCTCATCGCCCAGACGGCCGTTCTTTACGGCATTCCCGTCTCCTTTAACGAGATTATCGTCAGTTCGATCATCGGCAGCGGCTATGCGGCGGCCGGTGCCGGTGGCGGCGTCAGCGCCCGCAAAATGGGCTACACCGTCCTCGCGTGGATCGGCTCGCTCGCCGGCTCGATCATCATCTCGTTCGTCGGGTTCTACGGACTCGATATGCTCTTGTTGTAGCAGGATTTACACTCAACGCCTCACTCGAGCGATGATTGAACGTACACGTGTGTGGGCGTGAACGTGGGCATGAACATGGTCCCAGACCGAACGGGCTTTACCGACTGGGCAGTCAGGTTCTCCTATGGACGCGGATTCGCCCGTCGACCCGGACGACCCCGGAACGGTCCAGTGGCGACGTGATGCCACGACCTCGAGAACGATTCGATTGTTGTGGTCACTCGGCGTCGGTACCCTCTTCGCTGCGGTGTTGATCATCGCCGTCTGGCGAGTGTACGACATCGCCGGCCAGGCTAGCCAGTTCATACAGACAGTGATCCTTGCAGCCGTCGCCGCGACGATCGTTACTATTCTTGCGGTCGCCCTCAGCAGCAACTCGGCTCGTCAACTCGAGCGATTGCTTGCGCCACTCCCGATCCCAATGCCGTCTCGCACCGGGCTTGGTCGGGTGATGGATGCCGCACTCGGGACTGTGGTTATGAGCGTATTCATTACGACACTAATGGTTCTGGGGCGCATCGCCGCCCAGCCGGAACTGCTCGGCGAGGGCGGTGAGAGTCCCTTTACCGGCATCGCTGCGGCGACGATTCCGCTCGCAGTAGTCGGGCTTGCGCTGGCGTCATTTTTACACTCTGTTGGTGCTTTCGATCGCAAAGACAAGACGATCTATCTCTACGATCCCGATCAGGCGATCGATCTTTCCAACATCAACGCTGTCTCGGCTCGGACGATCGGTGACGCCACTATACTCACGCTCGAGTACGCCCAACCCGACGGCCAGTACATTGCCGGCCCCCGGCGGATTGTCGTCCCGCCCGAGGTTGCCGACGACGTTCACTCGACAGTCGGCGTGCGCCGACAGTGATTGACGGAGAAAATTGACCAGCGCATTCGTAACCGACTCCCGTCTCGATTCCGCTCGTTGTAGTCGGCCGTTCGTGACTACCGACGCGTCTGATCCGCAGTATCGTCACTTTCCGAATCAGTGTCGTCCGCCTCAGCCGTGAGATCGTCCTCGAGTTTTCGCAATCTGGCCATCATGATTCGCGTGTTTTCGACATCTTCGACGCTGATCCGGACGCCGTCGTAGGTGATCTCTTCACCCTCTTCGACGAGGCGGCCAGCACGATTGAAGATGAAGCCGGCGAGCGTTTCGAACTCCTCGCCTTCTGGAAGGTCGATCTCCATGGCCTCGTTGACGTCTTCGATGTTGACCTCGCCGCGGACGAGGACGGTGCGGTCGTCGATTTCCTCGATGGGCTGTTCCTCGCCGCCCTCGAGGATCTCGCCGATGATCTCTTCGACCATGTCCTCCATCGTCACGAGTCCCTCCGTGGTGCCGAATTCGTCGATAACGATGGCCATGTGCATCCGGTTTTCGCGCATCTCCGTCAGGAGTTCGTCGACGTTTTTCGATTCGGGGACGTGCAGCGTCGGCTGGATGAGATCTGCGAGGTCGAGGTCTTCGGCTTCGGTTTCGCCGTAGTTGAGATCACGGACGAGATCGCGGATATGGACGACGCCCTGCACGTTGTCGAGGCTGCCCTCGTAGACCGGAATGCGGGCGTGGCCGCTCTGGATACAGGTCTCGATGGCCTCGTCGATACTCGCGTCTTTTGGCACCGCGGTCATGTCGAGTCGCGGCGTCATGACCTCCTTGACGATGGTGTTGTTGAACCGAAAGATGCGGGTCAGCATCTCGTGTTCTTCTTCCTCGAGGACGCCCTCTCGCTCCCCGGATTCGATCATCTCCTGAATTTCGTCGCGGGTGACGTAGGGTGACTCAATCGCCCCCGAGGACCCGATGAGCCGATTTACCTGCCTGGTAAGATAATCAAAGAGCACGATCAGCGGGTAGAGCAGGTACTCTGTCGCTTTCAGCGGCTTTGCAATCCGACGGGACCACGAATCGGTGTTTTCGACCGCGTAGGATTTTGGGACGCTTTCACCGAACAGGAGGACAACGGCAGTGATACCAAAGGTTGCCAGCACGACGGCCGTCAGCCCGCCGAAGTAGAGGCCAAGCAGGGCGGTTGCAATCGAGGACATCGCAATATTGACGATGTTATTCCCAACCAAAATCGTCACAAGCAGTCGGTGTGGGTCGTCTTTGAGTTCCTTGACGAGGGTGGCATCTTTGAGTCCCTCCTCGACCATCCCCTCGAGTCGGTGTTTCGGGAGGTTGAACATCGCAATTTCTGACGAGGAGAAGAAGCCAGACAGCAAGATGAGAACGGTAACTGCGACTACGCCGAGGATCGTGATCGTCGAATCCTCGAGTTCGAGCCCGACTACTGATAGCTCGGGAGCAGCAAGCACGGCCTCGAACAGCAGAGATAACGCCATTGATGGAGACGATTGGGCCCGTATCGGTTAACCGTTTTCCATTTCAGGGTAAATCACCGCTGACGACACGTTTACCCGGGTCGTTATCGAACGAACGTCTATGGGAGATGCCGAGACTTCGATCACGTTCTATCGGCTGCAAGGGTGTCCGTACTGTGAGCGAGTTGCCCGCCTGCTCGGCGAGTTGGACCTCGCCTCTCAGTCGCGTTTCGTCGAGCCGTTGCACTCGAAACGCAACGCCGTCAAGCGCGTCGCTGGCGTACGAACGGTGCCGGTAATCGTCGACGAGAACACCGGCGTCACGATGGCCGAAAGCGGAAACATCGTCGACTATCTCGAGGCGACCTACGGCGGCGATTCGGACGCCGACTCCGAGGCGGCAGCCGCCGGAGGTGACGACTAATGCCGGAATTCGACGTCGTCGACCTCGAGCCGGCGTCTCACCCCGAACCCGGCGAGGACGCACCTGCGTTCACCCGACCGCTCGTGACCGACGAGTTCTGGGAGGACCGCTCGCTGTCGTCGGTAGTCACCGAGTCTGAGCGGACAATTCTCGTCTTCACGCCGATGATCGGCTCGTTTCTCGCGACCTACATTTGGGATGAACTGCGCGAGCGGGGCTGGAGCGGCGCTGACGGAACTCAACTCGTCGGCGTCTCGGCTGCGAACCCCTACACCGTCACACGATTTCTCGAGGACAATGACCTCGAGGTGCGGCTCTTCGCGGACCCGGCGAACGACGTGGCACGCGCCTACGGCGTCGAACACGATGTCGACGGCATGGCGGGAATTAGCGAGCCGCGACCCGCGATCATCGCGCTCGATTCGGACGGCACCGTCGAGCACGCCTGGGCCGCAGAGGAGTGGCCGGAGTTTCCCGACTACGACGCACTCGAGTCTGAACTGAATCTCGATCTCGAGTAGGGAGAACCGTCAGTCGGTTCGAGACCGCAGCTAACGCACTGACTCGAGGACGGTATTCTTTTGCCGATTCCGCCGCGAGTGACAGGTATGAACGCGAACGACGCCAGTGACGACCGCGCGATTGCGCGCGCAGCGGATGCACTCGACGATGGCGACCTCGTTGTCTACCCGACCGAAACCGTCTACGGCCTCGCCGCGAACGCACTCGAGTCGGCGGCCGTCGAACGGGTCTTCGAGGTGAAAGGTCGGGACTGGGACAAACCGGTCTCGCTCGCCGTCCCGACGTTCGAGACGGCGCTCGAGGCGGGCTATATCGAGGCAACTGAGCGCGAGCGGGCCTTCGCCGACCGGTTTCTTCCGGGTCCAGTCACGCTCCTCTGTGAACGGACAACTGTCGTCCCCGATGTGCTGACCGCCGGCCGAGAGCGAGTCGGGATTCGCGTGCCGGACTGCGAGCCAGCACTTGCTCTGCTCGAGGCCGCAGACTGTCCGATCACGTCGACGAGCGCCAACGTCAGCGGCCAGCCAAGTGCACGGACGGTCGACGAAATCGACGAGCGAGTCCGGGACGAGGCGGTCGTCCTCGACGGCGGTGAAACGCCGGGTACTGAGAGTACGGTTGTCGACCTCTCGAGCGAGACGATTCACCGTCGCGGCGCGCTCGCTGACGAAATTGAGACGTGGCTCGAGGGTGAAGACGGCGAAGGACGGTAAAAGGAGCGGCGGACGGCGTTATTCGAGAACGTACTGGTCAGCAACGACGCGTTCAGATCGGTGACGGTCGTACCAGCGCGAGAGGTCGTTCGCGAACAGCGTTGTGGTGGTTCGAACGCGCTGGGAGGCCGGCGAGCGAAAGAGTGCGATCAGTGACCACATCGTGCCCGAGGCGATGGCTCCGGCCGCAGAGAGGGTCATCCCAAGCGTGAAGAACGTAAACCCATAGACGAATCCAATCCCCATTGACGGCAGACTCGTTCCTAACGGCACGTTCGCACTCGCGTTGCGAAGCGTCGGGGCGAGAAAGACAATCGAGAGGCCACTTCCGAACATGAAGACGAGGTCTTGCCACATCATCAAAACCACTTACTCGATCACGAGTTAATAACTCTCTCGGTGTTGAAATCGGTTTGGAGGCCGTATACTCACTGATTACGACCACTTTCAAATCCGACGCGTTGCAGACGATGCAACAGGATAATAGTCAGAAAAAGACCACTACTGCTCGGTCGAACTCGCACTGAACGGGCCGTCGTGCCCACGGTCGTCCCGCTCAGTCGCTTATTCGTTCTCGAGGAGGCCGCTTTGCTCGAGGACGCGGCGGCCGGACTGGATGAGTTGGTGCTGGTGTCGTCGGCCGGTCTGGTTGTGGAGGTCGCCATCGCGTTTGACGATCTCTCCGTCGACCAGCACGGTGTCGATGTTCTCGACGCCGGACTGGAAGACAATCGTCTCGACTGGGTTGTGAGACGGCACCGTGTTGATGTCGTCCGTTCGAATCATGGCGATATCCGCACGCTTTCCGGGCGTTAGCGAGCCGACCTCGTCCGCGAGGCCGAGCGCGCGGGCACCCTCAATCGTCGCGAACTCGAGGGCGTCGTGAGCGGTCAGCGAGAGTTCCATGACCTGTTCGCCGGCTTCGACGGTCGGCTGGTTGTCGAGTGCGCGCTGGGTCTGGAGCGCCGTGCGGGTCTGGGTGAACATGTCGCCGCTGACGTTCGAGACGATGTCGACGCCAATCGACGGGATTGCGCCGCCCTCGAGCGTCTCTCGGAGCGGGGGCATGCCCATCCCCATCTGCATCTCGACTTCGGGCGTGATCGAGACGGAGCCACCGGAGTCGCCGATCAGTTCGAACTCCTCGTCAGTGAGGCGGTTGCCGTGGACGTAGTTCAGATCGTCGCCCAAGAGATCGAGTTCCGCGAGCGTCTCGACGCCGCCGGGACCGAGCGAGCCGATGTGCATCGAGGCGGGGATATCGAGTTCGCGCGCGAGTTCGATATCGTGAGTGACGACCTCGTCGCTCGAGTAGTCGGGGCCACGAATCCCCATCGCGAGCGTGAGCAGGTCGTCGTCATCGGCGTCGGCGAATCGCTCGTCGTGCACGCGGCGGATATCGTCTGGGTGCGGTTCCGTGCTCTCGTCCCACCACGTCTCGTTGTCGTCGCCTGGCGTCCCGTGGGCGAAGACGGCACGGATGCCCGCGTCCTCAAGCGCGTCGATTGCCCGGTTCGTGTGGCCGGGCGAGTTGGCGACGTGGAACCAGTCCATCACGGTCGTTGTCCCCGCGTTCAACTGCTCGAGTGCGCCAAAGAGATTGCCCAGGTAGACGTCGTTGGGCGTGTAGTGGCTGCTGATCTCGCCGAGCATCGTCTCGAGGTACTCCATGAACGACCAGTCGCCGGCGACGCCGCGGACGCCAGCCTGCCAGGTGTGGTGGTGGGAGTTGACGAAGCCGGGGAAGACGATGGAGTCGCTCGCGTCGATGGTCTCCGCGCCTGGTGCGTCGATATCGTGACCGATCTCCTCGATTCGGCCATTGTCGACCAACAGGCTCGCGTTCTCGAGAATGCCGTACTCCTCGTCGACGGTGACGATTGTGCCGTTTTCGATCAGCTGGCGTCCGTGCTCGAGTCCGTTTCCGTGGCCCGATCCCTGTCCACGACCGCGTCCGCGCCCGGGATTGCCCTCGTTGGCGCTGCCAATGCCGGCAAAGGAAAGCGCCGCCAGTGCGCCGCCGCTGAGTCCGAGGTAGTTCCGCCGCGAGACGCTCGAGTCGGTTTCGGTGTCAGGTTCGTTCATCATCCAATTGTACCGCCTGAGTGGAGTTGGAATTTCGTTCGGTATATTCCAACTCGTCGCTGGCGCGTGACAGATGCCTCGAGTGGCCGGATTCTGCGTGGTCTGCCGACCAAAACGATTATTGGAAAACACAATAAAGTTACATATACTGACGATGACCGCTTACGCTGCCCTTTCGTCCCCCGTTCGATTCGCACTCGAGGCGGCTGCCCTCGCTATCCTCACCGCCGTATTGCTGGTCGGCGGCACGCAGTCCGGACTCGTCGTGCCGACGATGACGTGGGTAACGCCAGTCCTCATACTCGCGGGCTGTGGCTTGGGAGTACTGTTCTGGTGGTCTTCGACCGACAGCGACCAGGGATTCGTCCACCCTCGGCTGTCCGGACGCACCCTCGTGGCAGGACTGCTCGCCATCCTTGCCGGCGGCGCGCTGTGGATCACATTCGTCCCGTCCGCGTACGGCGCTGATCTGGTCTACGGCGTGCTGGCGCTGGCCTGGACGGCGTTTGTCTGCTCGAGTATTGAGTACTGATTCTGTCAAACCAGTACTCAGTAACGGTTTTCAGAGAAATATATGATGGATTGAATGTAATAGGATCGTATGAGAGAACAAGGGACTGACTGGATGGTGGTATTGATGCCTACGTTTGCATTGGCTGTGTTAGCTTATGGAGTCCTCTCTGGGAGCCTGCTTCTTGCTGTTATTGTGATTCTCTTAGCGTGGATACTCAAGGTGTTATCTCAGATCGAGTCATCAATTTCCAACGAGCAGTAAGCGAGCAACGTCGTTCGAAAGACGTTTTACGTCTTTCGTGACTGAGCGAATCTCTGATTCGCGATGTCCGCGAAACCGTTTGGTTTCGCGTGATGACGAGACGCCGGAGGCGTCTCGAACCACAAGCGAA is part of the Natronolimnobius sp. AArcel1 genome and encodes:
- a CDS encoding DUF2892 domain-containing protein → MDKNVGGYDRPLRFLLGAALLTYGYQNRDRTIGTLAFVAGSDIFATAIIQRCPLNALFGIDTCGEE
- a CDS encoding mannonate dehydratase; the protein is MDPTVMLPPKPDERWTIAKQLGLETAVVRFWGHDGEWWDYETLMQTTTRFADHGFSLDVVEDRPPMNKTVLGEEGRDEEIETVKTLIENMGRLGIDTYCWVWTENPVGVIRTSDSMPGRGGSQRIGYDNEWMDRAPDHPAADITEEELWNNLEYFLNEVMPVAEEYGVNLALHPDDPPRSPVRGVPRIVKSVEDYRRILDLHDSPRHGVTFCQGNFAAMGADIPETIREFGDRIHFIHFRDVEGDADSFVETWHDDGPTDMRAAMDAYQDAGFDGPIRPDHVPRMVGEDDREDAMSGYTDMGRLFSIGYIKGLLE
- a CDS encoding helix-turn-helix transcriptional regulator — protein: MTGFDPAPESDAATQRWQTGTDTFGRVYNVALGVTSPTAYTEVATLADCSPNAAKKHLERLAEMGIVRADSDSRPAQYERNDGYLEWQDASRIADELTTDEIIDRVATLEAERAAYEDQFGTTDPTTVSVFDDDDHDHDDHDHHAVHERMTAISEWQGIIREIRLYELARQLAENDGHLLPA
- the upp gene encoding uracil phosphoribosyltransferase, producing MTIEDRDDAYLVTHALAKHTLSQLRDVETEQVSFRKGLVKLGRICGYEIIDGRMETEYVEIDTPLEPTMGEQVRGLDDVVIINVLRAATPFVEGLLKAFPRARQGVISASRNEEAGREEDGSFPITVDYVKLPEITEDDTVIIADPMLATGSTMCTVLEHVIENSPDPENMIVLSAVSAPEGLLRVDSEFSDVDLLTVSIDDRLDDDGFIVPGLGDAGDRAFRTT
- a CDS encoding DUF5828 family protein — protein: MEESISGFKVRGDWGDVVEHGERITHALRDAGTHDEAALEDASLVDAYEEWDEWRPKAHETLESDVSEKTSEQASVEEGKGEKAGKNPDEDIKTAGEKLSESYEQLEGDDPNAAMDNWKESIDYVARAADSASRKALRRVEDTVYQNVMTQLAPYYFDNELVSANIQQSARGFDNGEQFVFEVNVNDDELKDHVSDRLSEYDDEIDRWHVAVEKDTDAAEAIEGAEPPPEPDEESQSTTN
- a CDS encoding inorganic phosphate transporter translates to MVDPATIATFLVAALASLFMAWAIGAGSSGSTPFAPAVGANAISVMRAGFLVGLLGFAGAVLQGANVSEAVGNDLIGGVVLSAPAATIALVIAAALVAIGVFAGYPIATAFTVTGAVIGVGLAMGGDPAWPKYIEIATLWILTPFVGGGLAYAIARLLRTEPISEEALIMILAAFVGVLIANIEFAILGSADAGGASIAQAISEPLPIPELAGIVAVTAVMAAAWAGAIGLDLRVGTERGERHFLLILGALVAFSAGGSQVGLAIGPLIPLSGDLEIPLLALLFGGGFGLLLGSWTGAPRMIKAISQDYSSLGPRRSIAALIPSFLIAQTAVLYGIPVSFNEIIVSSIIGSGYAAAGAGGGVSARKMGYTVLAWIGSLAGSIIISFVGFYGLDMLLL
- a CDS encoding hemolysin family protein; this translates as MALSLLFEAVLAAPELSVVGLELEDSTITILGVVAVTVLILLSGFFSSSEIAMFNLPKHRLEGMVEEGLKDATLVKELKDDPHRLLVTILVGNNIVNIAMSSIATALLGLYFGGLTAVVLATFGITAVVLLFGESVPKSYAVENTDSWSRRIAKPLKATEYLLYPLIVLFDYLTRQVNRLIGSSGAIESPYVTRDEIQEMIESGEREGVLEEEEHEMLTRIFRFNNTIVKEVMTPRLDMTAVPKDASIDEAIETCIQSGHARIPVYEGSLDNVQGVVHIRDLVRDLNYGETEAEDLDLADLIQPTLHVPESKNVDELLTEMRENRMHMAIVIDEFGTTEGLVTMEDMVEEIIGEILEGGEEQPIEEIDDRTVLVRGEVNIEDVNEAMEIDLPEGEEFETLAGFIFNRAGRLVEEGEEITYDGVRISVEDVENTRIMMARLRKLEDDLTAEADDTDSESDDTADQTRR
- a CDS encoding glutathione S-transferase N-terminal domain-containing protein; this encodes MGDAETSITFYRLQGCPYCERVARLLGELDLASQSRFVEPLHSKRNAVKRVAGVRTVPVIVDENTGVTMAESGNIVDYLEATYGGDSDADSEAAAAGGDD
- a CDS encoding redoxin domain-containing protein translates to MPEFDVVDLEPASHPEPGEDAPAFTRPLVTDEFWEDRSLSSVVTESERTILVFTPMIGSFLATYIWDELRERGWSGADGTQLVGVSAANPYTVTRFLEDNDLEVRLFADPANDVARAYGVEHDVDGMAGISEPRPAIIALDSDGTVEHAWAAEEWPEFPDYDALESELNLDLE
- a CDS encoding L-threonylcarbamoyladenylate synthase codes for the protein MNANDASDDRAIARAADALDDGDLVVYPTETVYGLAANALESAAVERVFEVKGRDWDKPVSLAVPTFETALEAGYIEATERERAFADRFLPGPVTLLCERTTVVPDVLTAGRERVGIRVPDCEPALALLEAADCPITSTSANVSGQPSARTVDEIDERVRDEAVVLDGGETPGTESTVVDLSSETIHRRGALADEIETWLEGEDGEGR